A section of the Bacteroidota bacterium genome encodes:
- the ccoG gene encoding cytochrome c oxidase accessory protein CcoG, with protein MALTDLDLIQEEERFRSQLASVASDGRRKWIYARKPKGSFTRWRTAVAGILLAFLAVAPFIKIGGDQFLLFDLINRKFVLLGFVIWPEDFYLIVVLFLAGLVSIVVFTSVLGRIWCGWLCPQTVFMEMVFRRIEWLIDGTAGEQLTRHRGPWTASRVARLVLKQSIFFAISFAIANVFLAYVVSSDALQGYVKDGPLAHLELFIALLAFTVVFYLVFARFREQACLVVCPYGRFMSALVDDNTVTVTYDAKRGEPRSKWKRDDTRTERDTGHCIDCHQCVAVCPTGIDIRNGIQLECVACTACIDACDDVMTKVNLPKGLIRYASATAVQTGNKKWLTPRVKAYGALWTVLTLLTIGLFVFRSDLDVRVLRSPGTTWTMTQHGTANFYDVQIINKGSRDLAYTLTAIEPKNATITPLGLPLSVKRGERVQGRFLVEVPSNPEHADDEHEHEHGAHEVHLVLALHSGNEIVKQVKSELLIP; from the coding sequence ATGGCACTCACTGATCTGGATCTAATTCAAGAAGAGGAGCGATTTCGGTCGCAGCTTGCGAGCGTTGCTTCGGATGGCCGGCGCAAGTGGATCTATGCGAGAAAGCCGAAAGGCTCATTCACGCGCTGGCGAACAGCCGTCGCCGGGATATTACTGGCATTTCTTGCAGTGGCGCCGTTCATCAAAATCGGTGGCGACCAGTTCCTGCTGTTCGATCTCATCAATCGGAAGTTTGTGCTGCTCGGCTTCGTGATTTGGCCGGAGGACTTCTACCTGATCGTCGTGCTGTTTCTGGCAGGTCTGGTCTCGATTGTTGTCTTCACTTCGGTGCTAGGTCGGATCTGGTGTGGCTGGCTCTGTCCGCAGACGGTATTTATGGAGATGGTCTTCCGACGAATCGAATGGCTGATCGACGGTACAGCTGGCGAGCAACTCACGCGACATCGAGGTCCCTGGACGGCGAGTCGAGTCGCGCGACTCGTTCTTAAGCAGTCCATCTTCTTCGCAATCTCATTCGCAATTGCGAATGTCTTCCTGGCTTATGTTGTCTCGAGCGATGCGCTTCAAGGATATGTGAAGGATGGGCCTTTGGCACATCTGGAGCTGTTCATTGCGCTACTTGCCTTTACGGTTGTTTTCTATTTAGTCTTCGCCCGATTTCGCGAACAAGCGTGCCTTGTCGTATGTCCGTATGGCCGGTTCATGTCGGCGCTCGTCGATGATAATACAGTAACGGTAACCTACGACGCAAAACGCGGCGAACCGCGCTCCAAGTGGAAGCGCGACGATACACGCACGGAACGTGATACTGGCCATTGCATCGACTGTCACCAATGTGTTGCAGTATGCCCTACCGGCATCGATATACGCAACGGGATTCAGCTCGAATGTGTCGCGTGTACCGCTTGTATCGATGCCTGCGATGATGTGATGACCAAGGTGAATCTGCCCAAAGGGCTGATTCGGTATGCGAGCGCCACGGCAGTTCAAACCGGGAATAAGAAATGGCTAACACCGAGGGTCAAGGCGTACGGTGCTCTCTGGACGGTACTGACACTTTTGACGATCGGACTCTTCGTGTTTCGTTCAGATCTCGATGTCCGCGTGCTTCGCTCACCCGGCACGACGTGGACAATGACGCAGCACGGGACCGCAAATTTCTACGACGTTCAGATCATCAACAAGGGATCGCGGGATTTGGCATATACACTCACGGCAATCGAGCCAAAAAACGCGACGATCACGCCTTTAGGGTTGCCTTTGAGTGTCAAGCGAGGTGAACGAGTACAAGGTCGATTCCTTGTCGAGGTTCCATCCAATCCGGAGCACGCGGACGATGAACACGAGCATGAGCATGGCGCACATGAAGTCCATTTGGTACTCGCGCTGCATTCCGGCAATGAAATTGTCAAGCAAGTGAAAAGCGAATTACTGATTCCATAA
- a CDS encoding FixH family protein, whose amino-acid sequence MIRIKQISWGWGIIAAYVIFIAGTASWVGYAMTTEVDLVRGDYYEQSLKQDVTVAAQARAATLSGAASIQNDRSRGVFAIQIPRDQAASAQGSVTLYRPNASNEDRTLKLALGSNGSMLVPTAQLSRGLWRVTLDWTFQNQSYQLIADDTL is encoded by the coding sequence ATGATACGGATAAAACAAATTAGCTGGGGTTGGGGCATCATAGCAGCGTACGTCATCTTCATTGCAGGGACTGCAAGCTGGGTCGGCTATGCCATGACAACCGAAGTCGATCTCGTGCGAGGCGATTACTACGAGCAAAGTCTGAAACAGGACGTGACGGTGGCTGCTCAGGCGCGCGCGGCGACGCTATCCGGTGCAGCATCGATCCAGAATGACAGGAGCCGCGGCGTCTTCGCTATTCAAATTCCACGCGATCAAGCTGCGTCAGCCCAGGGAAGCGTAACGCTCTACCGGCCAAATGCATCGAATGAGGACCGAACACTGAAGCTTGCCCTTGGGAGCAATGGATCGATGCTCGTTCCAACGGCGCAGCTTTCCAGGGGGCTCTGGCGGGTAACTCTGGATTGGACGTTCCAGAATCAGTCTTATCAGTTGATAGCAGACGACACCCTGTAG
- a CDS encoding sulfite exporter TauE/SafE family protein, whose protein sequence is MIGILAGLALGLGGSLHCAGMCGPIAVALPSGTRPGWPRHVTEKFIYQLGRVTTYMSLGAIVGLSGSAVVLAGYSRVLSIVSGLAMIVALAAQFLWRREVRVNMRLDRAVIPIKRGLSRLFTHHGTLTHFGIGLLNGLLPCGMVTAALLGSLGMGSMIQGAVFMLGFGLGTVPLMSAIAIGGSRMSCEVRQRLRYAAPAIGLVIATLFLLRGMELGIPYVSPIAVKTNTLSIEHCR, encoded by the coding sequence ATGATCGGAATTCTTGCCGGGCTTGCGCTCGGTCTTGGTGGCAGTTTGCATTGTGCGGGCATGTGCGGGCCAATTGCAGTTGCGCTTCCAAGTGGAACGCGGCCCGGATGGCCACGCCATGTAACGGAGAAATTTATCTATCAACTCGGCAGGGTGACAACATATATGTCGCTTGGAGCAATCGTCGGTCTGAGTGGAAGTGCTGTCGTACTGGCCGGCTATAGCCGTGTGCTTTCGATTGTATCGGGTCTGGCGATGATCGTTGCACTTGCTGCGCAATTTCTCTGGCGACGGGAAGTACGGGTAAATATGCGACTAGATCGAGCTGTGATACCCATCAAGCGAGGACTTTCTCGTCTCTTCACTCATCATGGAACGCTCACGCATTTCGGAATTGGACTTCTCAATGGACTCCTGCCATGCGGCATGGTCACCGCCGCATTGTTGGGTTCACTTGGAATGGGATCGATGATTCAAGGTGCAGTCTTCATGCTCGGTTTTGGTCTCGGTACCGTTCCGCTAATGAGTGCCATTGCCATCGGCGGTTCCAGAATGTCGTGTGAAGTCCGGCAACGTCTGCGATATGCTGCGCCAGCCATTGGTCTTGTGATTGCGACACTCTTTTTGTTGCGCGGTATGGAATTGGGAATTCCATACGTTAGTCCGATTGCTGTGAAAACAAACACGCTGAGCATCGAACACTGCAGGTAG
- a CDS encoding sigma-54 dependent transcriptional regulator: protein MEEEQVLTLPRDGIAQRASTTRRVLVIDDDATARRTLERFLTREGFSVTTAANANEGLLAVQVDQPEIILSDIYMPGMSGLELQAKIQEFAPHINILLMTGQDDMPTTVKAMQQGAYDYLTKPIDLERLKKILTRLIETQQLSEQLELLKKTEAEEYKLENILVGRSRQMLDIYKTIGSVTRSRVTVLIEGESGTGKELIARAVHFNSPWKDEPFIAVNCTALAETLLESELFGHMKGSFTGATADKRGKFELARGGTIFLDEIGEISPTLQVKLLRVLQEREFERVGGEKTLPMSARIIAATNRDLKKEVDEGRFREDLYYRLNVVSIKAPPLRERKEDIPILVTNLLRRINEELHTKVFKVSSQAMERIQKHDWSGNVRELENVLTRAVVLSKSDVIEESVLPNPSEHLGHANHYDWNRSLADVEREHIRRVLDAVHGNRTEAARILGISKPTLYAKLPTVKHEEKVDHHETAHSA from the coding sequence GTGGAAGAAGAGCAAGTACTAACCCTACCCCGAGATGGTATTGCCCAACGGGCATCCACTACCCGCCGCGTCCTCGTTATCGATGACGACGCAACCGCACGACGCACCCTTGAGCGATTCCTGACGCGAGAGGGATTCTCCGTAACGACTGCCGCAAATGCGAATGAGGGCTTGCTGGCAGTGCAGGTCGATCAGCCCGAAATCATCTTGTCGGACATTTATATGCCCGGCATGTCTGGTCTCGAGCTTCAAGCGAAGATCCAGGAATTCGCGCCGCATATCAATATCTTGCTGATGACCGGGCAAGACGATATGCCAACGACCGTCAAGGCCATGCAGCAAGGCGCATACGATTATCTTACGAAGCCGATCGATCTCGAACGGCTCAAGAAGATCCTTACTCGCCTGATCGAGACGCAGCAACTCTCCGAGCAACTCGAACTCCTGAAAAAGACCGAGGCCGAAGAGTATAAACTCGAGAACATTCTGGTCGGACGAAGCCGACAGATGCTCGATATTTACAAAACAATCGGCAGCGTGACACGCTCGCGTGTCACTGTTCTGATCGAAGGCGAGTCTGGCACGGGCAAAGAGCTCATCGCACGGGCAGTTCATTTTAACTCGCCATGGAAAGACGAACCGTTCATTGCCGTTAATTGCACGGCACTTGCCGAGACGTTGCTCGAATCTGAATTGTTCGGGCACATGAAGGGATCGTTCACCGGTGCGACCGCCGATAAGCGTGGAAAATTCGAGCTTGCTCGCGGCGGTACAATCTTCCTCGATGAGATCGGCGAGATTTCACCGACGCTCCAGGTTAAGCTATTGCGCGTATTGCAGGAGCGGGAATTCGAACGAGTCGGAGGCGAAAAAACGCTTCCCATGAGTGCGCGAATCATCGCTGCGACGAATCGCGACCTCAAAAAAGAAGTCGATGAAGGCCGCTTCCGTGAGGACTTATATTATCGACTTAATGTCGTTTCGATCAAAGCGCCGCCACTTCGCGAGCGCAAGGAAGACATTCCGATTCTCGTCACGAACTTGCTTCGGCGCATCAATGAAGAACTTCACACGAAGGTCTTCAAGGTTAGCTCGCAAGCGATGGAACGTATACAAAAGCACGATTGGTCCGGGAATGTCCGCGAGCTTGAGAATGTGCTGACCCGCGCGGTCGTGCTTTCCAAGTCCGATGTGATCGAGGAGTCTGTTCTTCCGAATCCTTCGGAACATCTGGGTCATGCGAACCACTACGACTGGAATCGCTCGCTGGCCGATGTCGAGCGCGAACATATTCGTCGCGTCCTCGATGCCGTCCACGGCAATCGTACCGAAGCAGCCCGCATTCTTGGGATTTCCAAACCTACGCTATACGCCAAGCTTCCCACCGTTAAACATGAAGAAAAGGTGGATCACCACGAGACAGCGCATAGCGCCTAG
- a CDS encoding PAS domain S-box protein — protein MPQTESALLRFAFEHSSDGMLLTDPHGVIRMVNNAFIRMFGFTRDEVIGQRTGFLRSQYSTQEFYEMMWNSLRERGEWKGEIINRTKQGTEKTCFLTITSIFSEAGERLGYLGVEIDLTERKRLESQLIQGEKLSAIGESVATLVHEIRNPLNGIAMNIYMLEHSANTDKHWTEEERESIHLISREAKRLEGLVKNVLTYARNVELRYERVILSSFLEELEELLVFQAEQRDVTLKVLIEQDKLTGRFDPDQMKQVMLNLVQNAIEAAEQSDQRAVQVQANLREDSSWRPISSSGRVILFEVANSGPGIPEEVRSRLFRPFFTTKSQGLGLGLATSAKIVRQHHGILDIRKAEEPPFTTVFTVALPA, from the coding sequence ATGCCTCAAACAGAATCCGCCTTGCTCCGTTTTGCCTTCGAACATTCCTCGGATGGGATGCTTTTGACCGATCCTCATGGAGTCATCCGGATGGTCAATAATGCATTCATCCGCATGTTCGGCTTTACTCGCGATGAAGTGATCGGACAACGGACCGGTTTTTTGCGCTCCCAGTATTCCACGCAGGAGTTTTATGAGATGATGTGGAATTCACTTCGTGAACGCGGCGAGTGGAAAGGCGAGATCATTAACCGGACGAAGCAAGGGACGGAGAAAACATGTTTTCTCACCATCACCTCGATTTTCTCCGAGGCAGGAGAACGGCTTGGGTATCTCGGAGTGGAGATTGATCTGACAGAGCGAAAGCGCCTTGAATCTCAGTTGATTCAAGGCGAAAAACTCTCCGCGATTGGCGAAAGCGTGGCAACACTCGTGCATGAGATCCGCAATCCGCTCAACGGTATCGCGATGAATATCTACATGCTCGAGCACAGTGCGAACACCGATAAGCACTGGACCGAGGAGGAGCGCGAGTCGATCCATCTTATCAGCCGAGAGGCAAAACGGCTCGAAGGACTTGTAAAGAACGTACTGACGTATGCGCGAAACGTCGAACTCCGCTACGAACGCGTCATTCTTTCTTCATTCCTTGAAGAACTTGAAGAATTGCTTGTTTTTCAAGCCGAGCAGCGGGACGTGACACTTAAAGTATTGATCGAGCAAGATAAACTCACGGGACGCTTCGATCCCGATCAGATGAAGCAGGTCATGCTGAATCTCGTTCAAAACGCAATCGAAGCTGCTGAGCAAAGCGATCAGCGAGCAGTCCAAGTCCAGGCCAATCTACGTGAAGATTCCTCTTGGAGGCCCATCAGCTCTTCGGGTCGCGTCATTCTCTTTGAAGTAGCTAATAGCGGCCCAGGCATCCCGGAAGAAGTCCGAAGCCGACTCTTTCGGCCATTCTTCACGACCAAATCCCAGGGATTGGGACTCGGGCTGGCGACGAGTGCGAAGATCGTCCGTCAGCACCATGGAATTCTCGACATTCGAAAGGCCGAAGAGCCTCCCTTTACGACCGTATTCACTGTAGCTTTACCCGCATAA
- the hemN gene encoding oxygen-independent coproporphyrinogen III oxidase: MDNAVTFKPLKRSERMRKAAPPKEVPRRDDLLPLLAKYDVQAPRYTSYPPATQFTAAFDSGRYISQIAQIGSDGERTELSLYMHLPFCDTLCYFCGCTMLISNNREKIAEYLGYLKREITMASELFEVPPVIVQMHWGGGSPTHLLPQEIAELGAHIRSTFEFAPNAEVSIEIDPRGVTKEHIAAMQAVGFNRASIGVQDFDSDVQIAINRVQPRSITEQVITWCRQAGISAINLDLIYGLPYQTSESFLRTLEAVKEISPDRIAVYNFAYVPWIKPHQKLIEIETLPKASSKLALLELAIRVLSEAGYEYLGMDHFAKPSDALVQAKHAKTLHRNFQGYSTLAGKDLLAFGISAIGRVENFFAQNVKELPDYYRMIDEGRLPIEKGYELTADDAVREYVIMQLMCNSRLDERETELLFGINFKEYFSQAIAALSPLAADGLCEIENNAIGITDRGRYFLRNIAAQFDAYLPSAQAAQMYSRAV; encoded by the coding sequence ATGGATAACGCTGTCACATTCAAACCACTAAAACGGAGCGAGCGCATGCGGAAAGCAGCGCCGCCAAAGGAAGTCCCACGCCGAGACGATCTTCTGCCATTGCTTGCCAAATATGATGTGCAGGCACCGCGATACACGAGTTATCCGCCTGCAACTCAATTTACCGCAGCCTTCGATAGCGGCCGCTATATCAGCCAGATTGCACAAATCGGAAGTGACGGCGAGCGGACCGAGCTCTCGCTGTATATGCATTTGCCGTTCTGTGATACGCTCTGCTACTTCTGTGGCTGCACCATGTTGATCTCGAACAATCGGGAGAAGATCGCCGAATACCTGGGGTATCTCAAGCGCGAGATCACGATGGCCTCTGAGTTATTCGAGGTGCCGCCCGTCATCGTCCAAATGCATTGGGGGGGAGGAAGTCCCACGCATCTGCTCCCTCAGGAAATCGCTGAACTGGGTGCGCATATTCGCAGTACTTTTGAATTTGCTCCGAATGCCGAAGTCTCGATCGAAATCGATCCACGTGGCGTAACGAAAGAGCACATTGCTGCCATGCAAGCTGTCGGATTCAACCGAGCAAGTATTGGCGTCCAGGATTTCGATTCTGACGTGCAGATAGCCATCAATCGTGTTCAGCCGCGGAGCATCACAGAGCAAGTGATCACCTGGTGCCGGCAAGCCGGGATTTCGGCTATTAATCTGGATCTTATTTATGGACTCCCCTACCAGACCAGCGAGAGTTTTCTGAGGACGCTGGAAGCGGTAAAGGAAATTTCTCCGGACCGAATTGCGGTATATAATTTCGCATACGTTCCGTGGATCAAGCCTCATCAGAAGTTGATCGAGATCGAGACGCTGCCGAAAGCAAGTTCGAAACTCGCGCTCCTTGAGCTTGCCATCCGTGTACTTAGCGAGGCAGGCTATGAATATCTGGGAATGGACCATTTTGCGAAGCCATCGGATGCTCTCGTCCAGGCCAAGCATGCCAAAACCCTTCACCGAAATTTCCAGGGATATTCGACACTCGCTGGCAAGGACCTTCTGGCATTCGGTATTTCCGCCATCGGACGTGTGGAAAACTTTTTCGCGCAAAATGTCAAGGAGCTGCCTGACTACTATCGAATGATCGATGAAGGTCGACTCCCGATCGAGAAGGGATACGAACTGACCGCGGACGATGCAGTGCGCGAGTATGTCATTATGCAGTTAATGTGCAACTCCCGACTGGATGAGCGCGAGACAGAGCTTCTTTTTGGAATCAATTTCAAAGAATATTTCTCTCAGGCAATCGCAGCCCTCTCCCCCCTGGCTGCCGATGGTCTATGCGAGATAGAGAACAATGCAATCGGCATCACAGACCGAGGCCGATATTTTTTGCGCAACATCGCTGCACAATTTGATGCATATCTGCCCTCCGCACAGGCGGCGCAGATGTACTCCCGCGCAGTGTAA